CATTGCGGAAGTTCCCGTTCACTGGAGACGTCATCTTTGTACGGATCTTCAGGGGGAAAGACTCCATCGTCCCCCATGGGGATACAGAGCTTCATATGAATGACCGTTTAATTGTCACAGGTTCCAAAGAGTATGTGGATGAATTGAAACGTGAGCTTGAATTCTGTGAATATTGCTGATGCAAAAAGAACTTCCCGGGAATTTTTCCTGGGAAGTTTTATTTTTATGAAGGAATAGGGTCCCTTTCTCTCAAATAACTAATAGGTGAGTAAATTTAGGAGGTCAAAAATATGTGGGAAAAAAATATCGAGCAAATCAGGAACAATATAAAAGAAAGCTTCATGGATTTATCCTATGAGCAACTCAATTCAAAACCTGCACAAGGGGAATGGAGCATCGCCCAGATCATCCTTCATCTGGCAGGGGCCGAGACCCGCTTCATGACTCTTGCCCTTGAAGCGGCAGAGCAGGAAGGTGAGGCAGGGGAAGACGTGGACCTCTCCGTCTTTGAGGACCTTTCACAAAAATTAAAAGCACCGATCGATCCGCCGGAGGACCCTAAAAGCAAAGAAGAATTATTAATGGCGCTGGAGCGATCCCGGGCTATGACCACCCGTTTCCTGGAGAAATATTCACATGAGGGTCTTAAGAACAAATCCATGCATCATCACCGTTTCGGGAAGATGCCGATCTGGCAGGTGTTCGAACTCCTTGGCAAGCATGAGAAACGTCATCTGCTGCAAATTGAAGACGTAAAAAAGAGGCTGTAGGAATATTCTTTTCTTTTGGAAGAGTTTGATGTAGAATTAGTATCAGGTACTAATAACATGTATAAATTAGGAGGATGAATATGACTCTTTCATTAGAAGGTAAAACATTTGTCGTGATGGGAGTCGCGAATAAGCGGAGCATCGCTTGGGGGATTGCACGTTCCTTGCATCAATCAGGTGCCCGTTTGATCTTTACATATGCCGGTGAGCGTTTTGAGAAAGGTGTCCGTGATCTTGCAGGAACATTGGAACGCGGAGAAGACTCAATCGTGCTTCCGTGCGATGTGACAAGCGATGAAGATATTGAAAAATGCTTCGCTGCGATCAAAGAAGAGGTCGGTGTCATCCATGGTCTTGCACACTGCATCGCCTTTGCCAACAAGGAAGAACTCGCCGGGGATTATATGAACACGACGAGAGACGGATTCCTGCTTGCCCACAATATCAGCTCATACTCATTGACTGCAGTCGCGAAGGTTGCAAAAGACCTGATGACTGAAGGTGGCAGCATCGTTTCCATGACATATCTTGGCGGAGAGAGAGTCATGCAGAATTACAATGTGATGGGTGTGGCGAAAGCTTCACTTGAAGCCAGTGTGAAATATCTTGCCAGCGACCTTGGTAAACACGGGATCCGGGTCAATGCCATTTCGGCTGGACCGATCCGCACACTTTCCGCCAAAGGAGTGGGTGACTTTAACAGCATCCTGAAAGAAATCGAAGAACGTGCACCGCTTCGCCGCAATACGACACAGGAAGAAGTGGGAGATACGGCTGTATTCCTGTTCAGCGATTACTCAAGAGGTATCACTGGTGAAAACCTCCATGTGGATTCCGGCTATCATGTATTAGGATAAATAATGAAAGACGGCTG
The nucleotide sequence above comes from Bacillus sp. KH172YL63. Encoded proteins:
- a CDS encoding DinB family protein, with product MWEKNIEQIRNNIKESFMDLSYEQLNSKPAQGEWSIAQIILHLAGAETRFMTLALEAAEQEGEAGEDVDLSVFEDLSQKLKAPIDPPEDPKSKEELLMALERSRAMTTRFLEKYSHEGLKNKSMHHHRFGKMPIWQVFELLGKHEKRHLLQIEDVKKRL
- the fabI gene encoding enoyl-ACP reductase FabI → MTLSLEGKTFVVMGVANKRSIAWGIARSLHQSGARLIFTYAGERFEKGVRDLAGTLERGEDSIVLPCDVTSDEDIEKCFAAIKEEVGVIHGLAHCIAFANKEELAGDYMNTTRDGFLLAHNISSYSLTAVAKVAKDLMTEGGSIVSMTYLGGERVMQNYNVMGVAKASLEASVKYLASDLGKHGIRVNAISAGPIRTLSAKGVGDFNSILKEIEERAPLRRNTTQEEVGDTAVFLFSDYSRGITGENLHVDSGYHVLG